The following are encoded in a window of Leishmania mexicana MHOM/GT/2001/U1103 complete genome, chromosome 3 genomic DNA:
- a CDS encoding putative cytochrome c oxidase copper chaperone yields MGNSASSVGGVAPPQQLDQRQSSKTPSCKICCACPQERRARDECTLLRNMDECETEIAAFYACLRREGFSAEEVNALKRNTKTM; encoded by the coding sequence ATGGGAAACAGCGCATCCTCTGTTGGTGGTGTGGCGCCCCCTCAGCAGCTGGACCAGCGGCAGTCGTCCAAGACACCCAGCTGCAAgatctgctgcgcctgcccgCAGGAGCGCCGCGCCCGTGATGAGTGCACGCTCCTCAGGAACATGGACGAGTGCGAGACCGAAATAGCAGCCTTCTACGCGTGTCTGCGGAGGGAAGGCTTcagcgcggaggaggtgaacgCGCTCAAGAGGAACACCAAGACGATGTGA